A single region of the Triticum dicoccoides isolate Atlit2015 ecotype Zavitan chromosome 2B, WEW_v2.0, whole genome shotgun sequence genome encodes:
- the LOC119364411 gene encoding pentatricopeptide repeat-containing protein At1g09900-like, whose protein sequence is MLSSPSPPTLCSLLLPTPPPSYSGHPHHPRRTSPSRHRVRPRSSNPNAPSFPKPNPDPPPPPPRRLHAEDRRLSSLVHRGDLDAALRVVESSPCPPDVLLANKLVRDLCRRGRLNDAARVVEACGSAATAVTYSALADGYCRVGRLDEARRVVDGMPVRPSAYAYNPLIHALCVRGQVTDALVVLDGMLSRGCPPDVVTYNILLEATCKGSGYRQAMELIDLMRAEGCTPTNVTYNVIMDGMCREGDVDGARELLNTLPSHGCTPNTVNYNTILKGLRTAGRWADVEELIDEMFRGNCPPSEATLSVVISSLCQQGLLQQAIRLLEKMSKHECTANIATYNAVISALCEQGHVANALELLVKMESHGCKPKTTTYNILVKALCSGDQWEDAEELMPKMSQTDQLPDISPFNTLIGILCQKGLTLKAIEVFRQMPKKGCYPDSVTYSTLIDGLAKTGNMEQSLELLNEMGNKGFNSEVKYELLAEFLDEDDKVEEAIQVVHKLQDTGISPHAVLYNTILLGLCRNGKTDYAIDIFADMVSDGCMPDESTYIILIDGLAHEGYMKEARELLSKLSSRDVVVDNLTNSDASLSDQNIHTS, encoded by the coding sequence ATGCTTTCGTCGCCATCTCCTCCCACCCTctgcagcctcctcctccccacacCCCCTCCCTCCTACTCCGGCCACCCCCACCACCCGCGCCGCACATCCCCAAGCCGCCACCGCGTGCGCCCACGCAGCTCCAACCCCAACGCGCCGAGCTTCCCCAAGCCCAACCCCGacccacccccgccgccgccgcgccgtctgCACGCCGAGgaccgccgcctgagctcgctcGTCCACCGCGGCGACCTCGACGCGGCGCTCCGCGTCGTCGAGTCCTCTCCCTGCCCGCCCGACGTCCTGCTCGCCAACAAGCTCGTCCGCGACCTCTGCCGCCGGGGCCGCCTCAACGACGCCGCGCGCGTCGTCGAGGCGTGCGGCTCGGCGGCCACGGCCGTCACCTACAGCGCCCTGGCCGACGGGTACTGCCGCGTGGGGAGGCTCGACGAGGCGCGCCGCGTCGTGGACGGCATGCCCGTGCGGCCCAGCGCGTACGCCTACAACCCGCTCATCCACGCGCTGTGCGTGCGCGGCCAGGTCACGGACGCGCTCGTGGTGCTCGACGGTATGCTCTCCCGGGGTTGCCCCCCTGACGTCGTCACCTACAACATCCTCCTTGAGGCGACGTGCAAGGGTAGCGGGTACAGGCAGGCCATGGAGCTGATCGATCTGATGCGCGCCGAGGGGTGCACGCCAACCAACGTGACATACAATGTTATCATGGACGGAATGTGCAGAGAAGGCGATGTGGACGGCGCCCGTGAGTTGTTGAACACCTTGCCTTCTCACGGGTGCACGCCAAACACCGTCAACTACAACACTATCTTGAAAGGTTTGCGCACCGCCGGGCGGTGGGCGGACGTTGAGGAGCTTATAGATGAGATGTTCAGGGGGAATTGTCCCCCGAGCGAAGCAACCCTCAGTGTGGTCATCAGTTCCTTGTGTCAACAAGGATTGCTCCAGCAGGCGATTAGGCTTCTCGAGAAAATGTCAAAGCATGAATGCACGGCAAATATTGCTACTTACAATGCTGTCATCAGTGCCCTTTGTGAGCAAGGCCATGTGGCTAATGCCTTGGAGTTACTAGTGAAGATGGAATCCCATGGTTGTAAACCTAAGACCACTACCTATAACATTTTAGTGAAGGCTTTGTGCAGTGGTGATCAATGGGAGGATGCTGAGGAGCTAATGCCGAAGATGAGCCAAACTGATCAACTTCCAGAtatttcaccattcaatacactcaTTGGTATCTTGTGTCAAAAAGGGTTGACGCTGAAGGCCATCGAAGTATTTAGGCAAATGCCCAAGAAAGGCTGCTATCCTGATTCAGTCACTTACAGTACACTAATAGACGGGCTTGCCAAAACTGGCAACATGGAGCAATCCCTTGAGTTGTTGAATGAAATGGGCAACAAAGGATTCAACTCAGAGGTAAAATATGAGCTGTTAGCCGAGTTTCTGGATGAAGATGATAAAGTTGAAGAGGCAATCCAGGTGGTTCATAAACTGCAAGATACAGGCATATCACCCCATGCTGTTCTCTACAATACAATACTCTTAGGGCTTTGCAGAAATGGGAAAacagattatgctattgatatttttgcTGATATGGTGTCTGATGGTTGCATGCCTGATGAATCGACTTACATTATACTCATTGATGGTTTGGCACATGAAGGCTATATGAAGGAGGCAAGAGAATTGTTAAGCAAGTTGAGCTCTAGAGATGTTGTCGTTGACAATTTGACCAACAGTGATGCTTCGCTGTCTGATCAAAATATTCACACTTCTTAA